The Raphanus sativus cultivar WK10039 chromosome 2, ASM80110v3, whole genome shotgun sequence genome includes a region encoding these proteins:
- the LOC108840538 gene encoding terpenoid synthase 22, whose translation MCHVCVSLEPHCSTDTRILTSTETLTQKVIKQGRDEEDFETCKEKIEYKIESDKIMEAAAMCFGPKILPHLRNGDHLYLPTKLSLFLHNKVALSRRTTKHKLLLCVKATSESSRPLTHFAPSLWGDHFLSAPLDYSEYNTLEIEMESVYKPNVRNMLMSSPTGDKEKICLIHLLVNLGIFHYFEKEIEDILDEAFLKLDSLFVDENGLETTAIMFEVFRRYGHHVSCDVFDRFKGDDDAKFREHLVRDVRGMIQLYEAAHLGTPSECIMDEALSFTRFHLESLASQEATTPPHLSRHILSALYRPRFLKMEIEAAREYISFYQVEEGRNEMLLTFAKLNFKLCQLHYLQELETLTKWWKETDLAYKLPYVRDRLLETFVGALATYFEPRYSLGRIIVSKISIMMVVMDDTCDAYGSFPEVRSLIDSLQRWDLGAIDELPSHLRIVIQSIVDTMEDIKGEMKPRGRSCSVQYTVEEIKRLGRAYANISKWARAGYVPTFDEYMEVGIDSSGVRCFAMYTFMAMEDCDEDQTIEWFKSEPRMIRALCVIFRLENDIGGFEIEMRRGEVANGVNCYMKQHGVTKEVAVREIKNIVKDNCKIVMEEFLTIKDVPRPILVRCINTIRLVNVYYREGDGFSDPHGNLKDLITSLLINPLSL comes from the exons ATGTGCCATGTTTGCGTTTCCCTAGAGCCTCACTGCTCCACCGACACGAGGATTTTGACAAGTACTGAAACTTTGACCCAGAAGGTAATAAAACAGGGACGAGATGAGGAAGATTTCGAAACATGCAAAGAGAAAATAGAGTATAAAATTGAGAGTGACAAAATTATGGAAGCGGCAGCAATGTGTTTTGGTCCTAAAATTCTCCCTCACCTCCGTAACGGTGATCATCTTTATCTTCCGACCAAACTCTCGCTGTTTCTTCACAACAAAGTTGCTCTTTCTCGGAGAACGACAAAACACAAGTTGCTGTTGTGTGTTAAGGCTACCAGTGAGAGTAGTCGTCCCTTGACTCACTTTGCTCCATCTCTTTGGGGAGATCACTTCCTCTCTGCTCCCCTTGACTACTCT GAATATAATACACTAGAGATAGAAATGGAATCGGTTTATAAGCCAAATGTGAGAAACATGCTCATGTCCTCTCCCACCGGTGACAAGGAAAAGATATGTCTCATCCACTTGCTTGTCAATCTTGGTATATTCCATTACTTTGAGAAGGAAATCGAAGATATTCTCGACGAGGCTTTTCTGAAGCTGGACAGTTTATTTGTGGACGAAAACGGTTTGGAAACAACTGCCATCATGTTTGAGGTTTTCAGACGTTACGGACACCATGTTTCTTGTG ATGTGTTCGATAGATTCAAAGGTGATGATGATGCAAAGTTCAGAGAGCATCTAGTTAGGGATGTTAGAGGAATGATACAGCTGTACGAAGCAGCACATCTCGGGACACCCTCTGAATGTATAATGGACGAAGCCTTGAGTTTCACAAGGTTTCATCTGGAATCATTGGCAAGCCAAGAAGCGACCACCCCTCCTCATCTCTCAAGGCATATACTAAGTGCATTGTACAGACCTCGGTTTCTTAAGATGGAAATAGAAGCTGCTAGGGAATATATTTCTTTCTATCAAGTAGAGGAAGGTCGTAATGAGATGTTGCTCACTTTTGCAAAGCTCAACTTCAAACTTTGTCAGCTCCATTACCTTCAAGAGCTAGAAACTCTCACCAA ATGGTGGAAGGAAACTGATCTTGCATATAAACTACCATACGTAAGAGACAGGCTTCTTGAGACCTTTGTCGGGGCTCTGGCGACGTATTTCGAGCCACGCTATTCACTTGGGAGAATTATAGTCTCTAAGATTTCAATAATGATGGTAGTTATGGATGACACATGTGATGCATATGGAAGTTTCCCTGAAGTTAGAAGTCTCATTGATTCCTTGCAAAG GTGGGATCTTGGTGCCATTGACGAACTACCAAGCCATTTGAGAATCGTCATCCAAAGTATAGTAGACACTATGGAAGATATCAAAGGAGAAATGAAGCCTAGAGGGAGATCATGTAGCGTGCAATACACGGTAGAAGAG ATTAAGAGACTTGGTAGAGCGTACGCAAACATATCGAAATGGGCACGGGCAGGTTACGTTCCAACTTTTGATGAGTACATGGAGGTCGGGATAGACTCGTCAGGGGTACGTTGCTTTGCAATGTACACCTTTATGGCGATGGAAGATTGTGACGAGGATCAAACGATCGAGTGGTTCAAATCCGAACCGAGAATGATACGAGCTTTGTGTGTTATATTCCGTCTTGAAAATGACATAGGCGGATTTGAGATAGAGATGAGGAGAGGAGAGGTGGCTAATGGGGTGAACTGTTACATGAAGCAACATGGTGTAACCAAAGAAGTGGCGGTTAGAGAAATCAAGAATATAGTTAAAGATAATTGTAAGA